The following coding sequences are from one Candidatus Zixiibacteriota bacterium window:
- a CDS encoding nitrous oxide reductase accessory protein NosL — protein sequence MHLLSRLLLVVAALLLSLTYFFPLWEISLDAPQYPEGLGLEIWINQMQGQNPGDLNKINNLNHYIGMKQIKPESIPELSIMPWIMRGVMIAGLLVAAVGRRMLLMIWLVLFLAVATAGLIDFYLWGYDYGHNLDTHHAIIKVPGMSYQPPLIGSKKLLNFKAISLPGVGGWFAMASFVLGGLVWFYEFSRVRRVVPPKTGPAAGMLACLLLGLAVSCSPSGPSPIRYGSDQCAYCKMTIADEKFGTESITGKGKIYKYDSIECLAADDMKSKQTIGQVHSRWVTDFGHPGTFLEVSVAVVVATEKQKSPMGVGLVAVASQSDAVALIASVGGAVLDWNAVKKLVAETWKLTEKQ from the coding sequence ATGCACCTATTGTCACGTCTGCTTCTGGTGGTCGCTGCCTTGCTGTTGTCCCTCACCTACTTCTTCCCTCTCTGGGAGATATCTCTCGATGCTCCCCAGTATCCCGAAGGGCTCGGACTGGAAATATGGATTAACCAGATGCAGGGACAGAACCCTGGTGATCTGAACAAGATCAATAATCTCAATCACTACATCGGCATGAAACAGATCAAACCAGAATCGATTCCGGAACTGAGTATCATGCCGTGGATCATGCGCGGTGTGATGATCGCAGGCTTGCTCGTAGCGGCTGTGGGGAGACGGATGCTTTTGATGATCTGGCTCGTGCTCTTTCTGGCAGTCGCGACAGCGGGTCTTATTGATTTCTATCTTTGGGGGTACGATTACGGACACAACCTGGATACCCACCATGCCATTATCAAGGTCCCAGGAATGAGCTATCAGCCCCCGTTGATCGGCTCCAAGAAGCTCCTGAACTTCAAGGCCATCTCTCTTCCCGGAGTCGGGGGATGGTTTGCTATGGCCTCCTTTGTGTTGGGAGGGTTGGTCTGGTTTTATGAATTCAGTCGAGTGCGCCGTGTGGTTCCGCCGAAGACCGGCCCTGCCGCCGGGATGCTGGCATGTCTTCTCCTCGGTCTGGCTGTCTCCTGCAGCCCTTCTGGGCCGTCACCCATACGATATGGATCGGACCAGTGTGCTTACTGTAAGATGACCATTGCCGATGAGAAATTCGGCACGGAATCGATCACTGGCAAGGGGAAGATATACAAATACGATTCAATCGAATGTCTTGCAGCTGACGATATGAAATCGAAACAGACGATAGGGCAGGTTCATTCACGGTGGGTCACTGACTTCGGACATCCCGGCACTTTTCTTGAAGTGTCTGTAGCCGTGGTTGTCGCTACCGAAAAACAGAAAAGCCCAATGGGTGTCGGACTGGTTGCGGTCGCCTCCCAGTCTGATGCCGTCGCCCTGATTGCATCGGTAGGCGGTGCCGTCCTGGACTGGAATGCAGTGAAGAAACTGGTTGCCGAGACATGGAAGCTGACGGAGAAACAGTGA
- the nosZ gene encoding Sec-dependent nitrous-oxide reductase: protein MNQLSRFLCNAGVLIIAVVLGGAGCSQKQEAGGFGDAATKVYVAPGSYDEFYAFMSGGFSGQVSVYGLPSGRLFRVIPVFSQDPEKGYGYSEETKPLLMTTHGFIPWDDAHHPQLSVTDGQTDGRWLFINGNNTPRIARLDLTTFETVETIEIPNSGGNHGSPYLTPNTEYVVASTRFSVPIPQKDVPISSYKQNFKGTISYIKVDSATGRMKIAFQILVPGINYDLSRSGKGPSYGWSFFSSYNSEQANTQLEVNASQNDKDFVAAVNWKLAEELIAQGKGQIWKAPHYHNYMDHADVAQSEVISEVPVLVAKDNPGLVYYIPTPKSPHGCDVDPSGEYIVAGGKLAALIPVHSFSKFKSAVEAKAFEGELDGIPIVKYESVLAGEVKEPGLGPLHTEFDGQGFGYTSMFLSSEIVKWKLGTWEVVDRIPTYYSIGHLMIPGGDTKQPYGKYAVALNKITKDRYLPTGPELTQSAQLIDITGDKMKLLLDFPTIGEPHYAQACPVTLIKDKSVRWYSIEDNKNPFAIQAEGQARVERDGKNVHVYMSTIRTHFAPDNIEGIKVGDKVYFHVTNLEQDWDAPHGFSVMGANNSELLIMPGQTRTILWEPKQAGVIPFYCTDFCSALHQEMQGWIRVST from the coding sequence ATGAATCAACTGAGCCGTTTCCTATGTAACGCCGGAGTGCTCATAATAGCCGTCGTGTTAGGAGGAGCCGGCTGCTCACAAAAGCAGGAGGCCGGCGGATTCGGAGATGCCGCCACCAAAGTCTACGTTGCACCTGGCAGCTACGACGAGTTTTACGCCTTCATGTCGGGCGGATTTAGCGGTCAAGTATCTGTGTATGGCCTCCCTTCCGGACGGCTCTTCCGGGTCATACCGGTATTCAGCCAGGACCCGGAGAAAGGATACGGATACTCCGAGGAGACCAAGCCACTCCTGATGACTACACATGGTTTTATTCCCTGGGATGATGCGCACCATCCCCAACTCTCCGTAACTGACGGTCAGACCGATGGACGCTGGCTCTTCATCAATGGCAACAATACGCCTCGCATCGCGCGACTCGATTTAACCACGTTTGAAACGGTTGAGACTATTGAGATCCCAAACTCGGGCGGCAACCATGGTTCTCCGTATTTGACTCCCAACACCGAGTATGTGGTGGCCTCGACCCGCTTTAGCGTTCCGATTCCCCAGAAAGACGTTCCGATCAGTTCGTACAAACAGAATTTCAAAGGGACAATCTCCTATATCAAAGTCGATTCTGCGACCGGGCGAATGAAGATCGCATTCCAGATCCTGGTGCCAGGGATCAATTACGACCTATCACGTTCCGGCAAGGGACCGTCGTATGGCTGGTCGTTCTTCAGCTCCTATAACTCCGAGCAGGCCAATACCCAGCTCGAAGTGAATGCGTCGCAAAACGACAAGGATTTCGTCGCTGCGGTCAATTGGAAGCTGGCCGAAGAACTGATCGCGCAGGGGAAAGGCCAGATCTGGAAGGCGCCTCACTATCACAATTATATGGACCATGCTGATGTCGCTCAAAGCGAGGTAATATCCGAGGTCCCGGTCCTGGTGGCTAAGGACAATCCCGGTCTGGTTTACTACATTCCTACACCCAAGTCGCCACATGGCTGCGACGTGGATCCTTCGGGCGAGTACATTGTTGCTGGCGGCAAACTTGCCGCTCTGATTCCCGTCCATTCGTTCAGCAAATTCAAATCTGCCGTTGAGGCCAAAGCATTTGAAGGAGAGCTCGACGGCATTCCAATCGTTAAATACGAATCTGTGTTGGCCGGTGAAGTGAAGGAACCAGGCCTCGGCCCGCTCCATACGGAGTTTGACGGACAAGGATTCGGCTATACGTCAATGTTTCTGTCTTCAGAAATCGTCAAATGGAAGCTGGGGACCTGGGAAGTAGTTGACCGCATTCCCACGTACTACTCAATTGGTCACTTGATGATCCCCGGTGGCGACACCAAACAACCATACGGCAAGTATGCGGTGGCGCTCAATAAGATCACCAAAGACCGGTACCTGCCAACTGGTCCGGAGCTGACTCAGTCGGCGCAATTGATTGACATTACCGGCGATAAGATGAAGCTCCTGCTCGATTTCCCAACGATTGGCGAGCCGCACTACGCACAGGCCTGTCCGGTGACTTTGATCAAGGACAAGTCCGTTCGCTGGTATTCGATCGAAGACAACAAAAACCCGTTCGCAATTCAGGCCGAAGGTCAGGCCAGAGTCGAACGGGATGGAAAGAACGTTCATGTGTATATGAGCACTATTCGCACCCACTTTGCGCCGGACAACATTGAGGGTATCAAGGTCGGCGATAAAGTGTATTTCCACGTTACCAATTTGGAACAGGATTGGGACGCGCCGCACGGCTTCAGTGTAATGGGTGCAAACAACTCTGAGCTCTTGATCATGCCTGGGCAGACGCGCACTATTCTGTGGGAGCCAAAACAGGCCGGAGTGATCCCGTTCTATTGCACCGATTTCTGTTCAGCGCTCCATCAGGAGATGCAGGGCTGGATTCGTGTGTCAACCTGA
- a CDS encoding c-type cytochrome: protein MKRLLPLFIAVLAMLMVSWFVSGCSSKPETDVERQARWATGRLTSWETEHGIGPIIEEIQVVPVDPTKAASGREIFIKKCATCHYLDHKKTGPMLRDVSKRRSPEYILNQILNPEQMGKLHPDGRKLVAQYAQYMTIQGITRENAEELLNFLRSEADKPAVSIEQQPGFGTPPPPPGN from the coding sequence ATGAAAAGACTGCTTCCCCTGTTCATAGCCGTGCTTGCCATGCTCATGGTGAGCTGGTTTGTAAGCGGCTGTTCGTCGAAACCCGAGACAGACGTCGAGCGCCAGGCCCGCTGGGCCACCGGGCGCCTCACCAGTTGGGAAACTGAGCACGGCATTGGACCTATCATCGAAGAAATCCAAGTGGTGCCGGTTGATCCTACTAAGGCTGCCTCCGGACGAGAGATATTCATAAAGAAGTGCGCGACGTGCCACTATCTCGATCACAAGAAGACCGGTCCCATGCTTCGCGACGTGTCCAAGCGCCGCTCTCCGGAATACATACTCAATCAGATATTGAATCCAGAGCAAATGGGCAAACTTCACCCGGACGGAAGAAAGCTCGTCGCCCAATACGCCCAATACATGACCATACAGGGGATTACGAGGGAAAACGCTGAAGAGCTGCTGAACTTCCTGCGCTCTGAGGCTGACAAGCCGGCCGTATCCATCGAACAGCAGCCGGGGTTTGGCACGCCGCCACCTCCGCCGGGCAATTAG
- a CDS encoding Rrf2 family transcriptional regulator: MSIYTDIRLLNLELIVLFSKGCTYAIRASLLVTTKEIKDGRKFIPIRELSEELDLSFHFLTKIMQLLTEAKIMESFRGPNGGVGLARPAKEITLVDVIAAVDGMALFEGCALGLPGCGEKTPCPLHDAWAKRRQDLHRMFEKTTMASLAKELATNSLRN, encoded by the coding sequence ATGTCGATATATACAGATATAAGACTCCTAAATCTGGAACTGATTGTGCTGTTTTCAAAGGGTTGTACATATGCGATTCGAGCCTCGCTCCTGGTGACCACCAAGGAAATCAAGGACGGCCGTAAATTTATCCCGATTCGGGAGCTCTCCGAAGAGTTGGACCTCTCGTTTCACTTCCTGACCAAGATCATGCAGCTTCTTACGGAAGCAAAAATAATGGAATCGTTTCGGGGTCCCAACGGAGGCGTGGGATTGGCTCGACCGGCGAAGGAGATCACATTGGTGGATGTGATAGCAGCCGTAGACGGAATGGCACTTTTCGAAGGATGCGCATTGGGGCTCCCTGGCTGCGGCGAAAAGACACCTTGTCCGCTCCACGACGCTTGGGCGAAACGCAGACAAGATCTGCATAGAATGTTTGAGAAAACAACAATGGCAAGCCTGGCCAAAGAATTAGCAACGAACTCACTTCGCAACTGA
- a CDS encoding ATP-binding protein — protein sequence MTLRRWVIVYLVLIHLVVAATAVWLLRENRFWLYAIEACFLVSLAAAIALYNRIFNPPNVSALGSEFLKEQDFQSKFRTVGHPEVDRLVHLYNSIAESLQNERIRLQEQEFFLEKLLDASPAGVLTCDFDRRIDLVNPAAERILTASAEQLKGHKLADIDSPLATELSNLPINQSTVVILSGRRQIKCSKSQLMDRGFPREFVMFEELTEELRRLEKASYEKLIRLMSHEVNNSIGAATSLLHSCLNYAEQIRSEDRADFEGALNIAITRTEHLNSFLKAFGDLVRLPSPQLQDSDLLTLVRDSIALHRPELERRQIRVEWRIDCDGLPVRIDIGQMEHVLVNILKNAIEAIGHDGRIVVAAGSSPDGSYLSIENTGAGVSPEVSANLFTPFFTTKVGGQGIGLTFASEVLTQHGFRFSLTSDSDVTQFRIMLR from the coding sequence ATGACCCTCAGGCGATGGGTCATTGTCTATCTGGTGCTGATTCATCTGGTGGTGGCTGCGACCGCGGTCTGGCTTCTTCGGGAGAATCGGTTTTGGTTATACGCAATTGAAGCATGCTTCCTGGTCTCGCTGGCGGCAGCCATTGCGCTGTACAACCGGATCTTCAATCCCCCCAATGTGAGTGCCCTCGGCTCCGAATTTCTTAAAGAACAGGATTTTCAATCCAAGTTCCGTACGGTGGGACATCCTGAGGTCGATCGCCTCGTACACCTTTATAACTCTATTGCTGAAAGCCTCCAGAACGAACGAATACGATTGCAGGAGCAGGAGTTTTTTCTGGAAAAACTGCTCGATGCATCCCCTGCCGGAGTGCTGACCTGCGATTTCGATCGCCGCATCGATCTGGTTAACCCGGCCGCAGAACGCATTCTGACAGCCAGTGCCGAACAGTTGAAAGGACACAAGCTGGCTGATATTGATTCACCGTTGGCGACGGAGCTTTCCAATCTGCCAATAAACCAGTCAACGGTAGTGATTCTGTCGGGCAGGCGACAGATCAAGTGCTCAAAGTCACAACTGATGGACCGCGGCTTTCCGCGAGAATTTGTGATGTTCGAAGAATTGACCGAAGAACTTCGCCGCCTCGAGAAGGCATCGTATGAAAAATTGATTCGCCTCATGTCTCACGAGGTCAATAATTCTATTGGCGCGGCCACTTCGTTACTCCATTCGTGTCTGAACTACGCAGAACAGATTCGGTCGGAAGATCGTGCCGACTTTGAAGGCGCGTTGAATATTGCCATTACCCGGACGGAACATCTTAACAGCTTTTTGAAAGCATTCGGCGATCTCGTCAGGCTTCCTTCGCCGCAGCTGCAGGATAGCGACTTGTTGACATTGGTACGTGACAGCATCGCACTGCATCGGCCAGAATTGGAGCGACGCCAAATACGTGTGGAATGGCGCATAGACTGTGATGGTCTTCCGGTGAGAATAGATATTGGTCAAATGGAGCACGTGCTGGTCAATATACTAAAGAATGCGATTGAAGCGATCGGTCATGACGGCCGGATTGTCGTCGCTGCCGGATCCTCACCGGATGGGTCGTATCTCAGCATTGAGAATACTGGCGCAGGTGTTTCCCCGGAAGTATCGGCAAATTTGTTCACCCCGTTTTTTACGACAAAAGTTGGCGGCCAGGGAATTGGCCTGACCTTTGCTTCCGAAGTGCTCACCCAGCACGGATTTCGTTTTAGTCTCACGAGCGACTCCGATGTCACTCAATTCCGGATAATGCTTCGTTAG
- a CDS encoding sigma-54 dependent transcriptional regulator, which translates to MILIVDDDSAVVSSLTLLLKQHGYATRAASTPGEARALCKRERFSLVLQDMNFSRETTGQEGLDLLAHIKADAPSTPIVLITAWGSISLAVQGIKAGAADFITKPWSNHQLLQVIRTALEVSTVQEAGRSEKNCTRAELDHRYDLTGIISEDSNLLKILELVGRIAPTDASVLITGETGTGKEIIAEAIYRNSRRNKAPYVKVNLGGISSSLFESEMFGHVKGAFTDARQDRQGRFEMAHGGTIFLDEVGDLDPACQVKLLRVLQDRTYEVLGASKPRTVNVRVISATNRDIPQMVADGQMREDLLYRLNLITLHLPALRERIGDIPLLVDYFLTNIGEAYHSPRSTISPAALHWLSRQPWPGNVRQFRQTIERAVLLSTHTYLDKADFELAMKMPAAEVMRPEHADPGSMTLEEMEKTMIVKCLTRYDGHLTRVAEALGLSRAALYRRLEKYGIRT; encoded by the coding sequence ATGATTCTGATAGTTGATGACGATTCTGCAGTAGTAAGCTCCCTGACCCTGCTGTTGAAACAGCATGGATATGCGACCCGTGCAGCTTCGACACCCGGAGAAGCACGTGCGCTGTGCAAGCGCGAGCGCTTTTCCCTGGTCCTGCAGGATATGAATTTCTCCCGTGAGACGACGGGCCAGGAGGGGTTGGACCTTTTGGCTCATATCAAAGCGGATGCGCCGTCGACCCCGATAGTGCTTATCACGGCCTGGGGCTCAATATCATTGGCGGTCCAGGGAATCAAGGCGGGCGCCGCGGACTTTATCACTAAACCATGGAGCAATCATCAACTCCTGCAGGTGATACGGACAGCTTTGGAAGTCTCGACTGTACAAGAAGCAGGTAGGTCGGAGAAGAATTGTACGCGAGCAGAGCTCGATCATCGCTATGACCTGACCGGTATAATCAGCGAAGACTCGAACTTACTGAAAATACTCGAATTGGTGGGACGTATCGCTCCCACTGATGCTTCGGTACTAATAACGGGTGAAACCGGCACCGGCAAAGAAATCATAGCCGAGGCAATCTACCGCAACAGCCGCCGCAACAAAGCACCCTATGTCAAGGTGAACCTCGGTGGTATATCATCCTCTCTCTTTGAAAGCGAGATGTTTGGGCACGTAAAGGGTGCATTCACCGATGCGCGGCAGGATCGTCAGGGACGCTTTGAAATGGCACATGGCGGCACGATCTTCCTCGATGAAGTCGGCGACCTCGATCCCGCCTGCCAGGTGAAATTGCTGCGAGTGCTTCAAGACAGAACGTATGAGGTGCTCGGTGCCAGCAAACCTCGGACGGTCAATGTCCGAGTAATTTCCGCCACGAACCGCGATATCCCTCAAATGGTGGCCGACGGGCAAATGCGTGAAGACTTGCTCTACCGCCTCAATCTGATTACGCTCCACTTACCGGCCTTACGGGAACGCATCGGTGATATCCCTTTGCTGGTTGATTACTTTCTGACAAATATTGGAGAAGCATATCACAGTCCCCGTTCCACTATTTCACCTGCTGCACTGCATTGGCTGTCGCGGCAGCCTTGGCCGGGAAATGTCAGACAGTTTCGCCAGACTATAGAGCGAGCCGTGCTGCTTTCGACCCATACCTACCTCGACAAAGCCGACTTTGAACTGGCGATGAAGATGCCGGCAGCAGAGGTTATGCGTCCCGAGCATGCCGACCCCGGTAGCATGACGCTCGAGGAGATGGAAAAGACGATGATCGTCAAATGTCTCACTCGATACGATGGCCATTTGACGCGCGTCGCTGAAGCGCTGGGCTTAAGTCGGGCGGCGCTCTATCGCCGTCTTGAGAAGTATGGGATCCGGACATGA
- a CDS encoding ABC transporter permease: protein MIAHLLKLFWQRKASNTLLIAEVFISFLVLMAVVTAAVYSYGNYSRPLGFEFNNVWSVTVDVKQKSDDYWSADMVESARQVELALRSFPEVEAVAGMNYPPYSFGNSITVIDRGGPTIEWSRGEVTDDLNKVLGVNVVQGRWFEQSDDASTFRPVVINRRLAAELFRGRDPIGQLLDGELGDGDWRVVGVVEGFRKDGELSGEGNYAFFRINLDDTTHRPPRTFLLRMRPGTSPSVQQDIASRLQNAVKHWSFEVETLSDMRQSNFKKRIALLLAGGFIAANLILMVALGLIGVLWQNVTRRQAEIGLRRALGASAHDIYRQVLAELIIIASAGTLLGTLVVIQFPLLGVFQSVGWQVYMVAILISLLLMYMIMLCAALYPSRLATQIQPIEALHAD, encoded by the coding sequence ATGATAGCTCATCTACTCAAACTCTTCTGGCAAAGAAAAGCGTCGAATACGTTACTCATAGCCGAAGTCTTTATATCTTTTTTGGTATTGATGGCTGTGGTGACAGCGGCAGTTTATTCGTATGGCAATTATAGCCGTCCGCTCGGATTCGAATTCAATAACGTCTGGAGCGTTACTGTCGATGTGAAACAAAAGAGCGACGACTACTGGTCGGCCGATATGGTAGAGTCAGCCCGGCAAGTTGAACTGGCCCTGCGCTCCTTCCCTGAAGTGGAAGCTGTTGCCGGCATGAACTACCCACCATACTCTTTTGGGAACTCTATTACCGTCATCGACCGGGGTGGCCCGACCATAGAGTGGTCCCGAGGAGAAGTGACGGACGACCTGAACAAGGTCCTCGGAGTTAACGTAGTACAGGGAAGGTGGTTTGAGCAGTCGGATGACGCCTCGACCTTTCGGCCAGTGGTCATCAATCGCCGCCTGGCAGCGGAGCTGTTCCGCGGGAGAGACCCGATAGGCCAGTTGTTGGATGGGGAACTTGGAGATGGCGACTGGCGCGTCGTAGGCGTAGTGGAGGGCTTCCGAAAGGACGGCGAACTCTCAGGAGAGGGCAACTATGCCTTCTTCAGGATCAACCTGGACGATACGACCCATCGCCCACCGCGCACTTTTCTGTTGCGCATGCGGCCGGGTACTTCGCCTTCGGTGCAGCAGGACATTGCGTCCCGGCTTCAGAATGCCGTTAAACACTGGTCGTTTGAAGTGGAGACACTGTCAGATATGAGGCAAAGCAATTTCAAGAAGAGGATTGCGCTGTTGCTTGCGGGCGGTTTTATCGCCGCGAACCTGATCCTCATGGTGGCGCTGGGGCTGATCGGAGTTCTGTGGCAAAACGTGACCCGCCGGCAGGCGGAGATCGGGCTGCGGCGAGCGCTCGGCGCATCCGCCCACGATATCTATCGTCAGGTGCTGGCTGAATTGATAATCATAGCGTCGGCGGGAACGTTGCTTGGGACGCTCGTGGTAATTCAATTTCCGCTCCTCGGGGTGTTTCAGTCGGTCGGTTGGCAGGTATATATGGTCGCTATACTGATCTCGTTGTTGTTGATGTATATGATCATGCTCTGCGCCGCGCTCTATCCCAGTCGACTGGCCACTCAGATACAGCCAATTGAGGCGCTGCACGCGGATTAG
- a CDS encoding ABC transporter permease, with protein sequence MLKNYLIIALKVLNRRRFFTFISLFAVSFTLVMLIMATSLLDHVFGPQPPESRLDRTLGVYTMMISGPEQRSSGEPGYGFLNKYVRTLPDVELVSIFSEAKSVATYLKNEKLKLWVKQTDGNYWRILDFEFIEGSPFSEEDDHSGNRVAVVNASTAHKFFGAPSALGKSIDADGQSFRVVGVVRDVPSLRFTPFADIWVPIGTAQNDVYKSQLMGGFQAMILARDKSDFPRIKADFAANLERVDFSNMGVYNRMAGAPETFFESLSREAFSSGMQESHPVVLLSLIVGLMVMFMMLPTINLININVSRILERASEIGVRKAFGASSISLIGQFVIENLILTLIGGAIALVVSAIGLQVLSSSGFVPYAEFHINFRILGYSLLITTIFGLFAGVYPAWRMSRMHPVEALRGKVQ encoded by the coding sequence ATGCTGAAGAATTACCTCATCATAGCACTCAAGGTATTGAATCGGCGGCGTTTCTTTACCTTCATCAGCCTCTTTGCGGTCAGCTTTACCCTGGTGATGCTGATCATGGCGACATCGCTGTTAGACCATGTCTTTGGCCCTCAGCCACCGGAATCACGGCTTGATCGCACTCTTGGCGTCTATACGATGATGATAAGCGGCCCCGAGCAACGGTCCTCAGGTGAGCCTGGATATGGTTTCCTGAATAAGTATGTCAGGACGCTGCCCGATGTCGAGCTGGTTTCCATATTCTCAGAAGCAAAAAGTGTTGCCACTTATCTGAAAAACGAGAAGTTGAAACTCTGGGTTAAGCAAACCGACGGCAATTACTGGCGGATTCTCGATTTTGAATTCATCGAGGGCTCCCCATTCAGCGAGGAGGATGATCATTCCGGCAATCGGGTGGCGGTTGTCAATGCCTCTACTGCCCATAAATTCTTCGGTGCGCCGTCTGCCTTGGGGAAGAGTATAGACGCCGACGGCCAGTCCTTCAGAGTAGTTGGAGTTGTACGCGATGTGCCCTCCCTGCGCTTTACTCCCTTTGCTGATATCTGGGTACCAATTGGGACAGCCCAGAACGATGTATATAAGTCACAACTCATGGGCGGCTTCCAGGCAATGATTCTGGCCCGGGACAAGTCAGATTTCCCTCGCATAAAAGCTGATTTCGCTGCTAACCTGGAGCGCGTGGATTTTTCGAACATGGGTGTATACAACCGGATGGCCGGCGCGCCGGAGACGTTTTTCGAATCGCTGTCGCGAGAGGCCTTCAGCTCGGGAATGCAGGAGAGCCATCCCGTAGTGCTCTTGTCGCTGATTGTCGGACTTATGGTCATGTTCATGATGCTCCCCACTATTAACCTGATTAATATCAATGTCAGTCGCATTCTCGAGCGGGCATCAGAGATAGGTGTCCGCAAAGCGTTTGGAGCGTCATCTATAAGCCTCATAGGTCAATTCGTAATCGAGAATCTCATCTTGACGCTCATTGGTGGCGCCATTGCGCTGGTCGTCTCGGCGATCGGGCTGCAGGTGCTTTCATCGTCGGGGTTTGTTCCCTACGCCGAGTTTCATATCAATTTCCGTATTCTTGGCTACAGCCTGCTCATTACGACCATATTCGGCCTCTTCGCCGGAGTTTACCCGGCGTGGCGGATGTCGCGCATGCACCCGGTTGAAGCATTGCGAGGAAAAGTCCAATGA
- a CDS encoding ABC transporter ATP-binding protein — protein MIRLERVDKVYHTDQIETQALANINVTVKQGEFIAVMGPSGSGKSTLLNIIGLLDTPSKGGIALNGKKIESYADRALARIRNEHVGFIFQSFHLINDLRVIDNVEIPLLYRRLSGSQRRELALKALDRVGLSSRVRHFPSQLSGGQQQRVAIARAIVGTPRILLADEPTGNLDSQMGDEIMNILLDLNRNEGTTVVMVTHDQRMADRTQRTLRLFDGRQVS, from the coding sequence ATGATTCGACTGGAACGGGTAGACAAGGTCTACCATACCGATCAGATAGAGACTCAGGCCCTTGCCAATATTAATGTGACTGTAAAGCAGGGTGAGTTCATTGCCGTCATGGGGCCTTCGGGGTCAGGCAAGAGCACTCTTTTGAATATCATAGGATTATTGGATACGCCAAGTAAGGGCGGAATTGCGCTCAATGGCAAGAAGATCGAATCGTACGCCGATAGAGCACTCGCCCGCATACGGAACGAGCATGTAGGGTTCATATTTCAATCGTTTCACCTTATCAATGATCTCCGGGTGATTGATAATGTTGAGATTCCTCTTCTCTATCGCCGTCTATCCGGATCTCAACGGAGAGAACTTGCTTTGAAAGCACTCGACCGTGTGGGGTTGTCTTCGCGCGTGCGCCATTTTCCATCGCAGTTGTCTGGTGGACAGCAGCAGCGTGTGGCAATCGCCCGCGCCATAGTCGGGACTCCTCGCATACTGCTGGCTGATGAGCCGACCGGCAATCTCGACAGTCAGATGGGGGATGAAATCATGAATATTCTGTTGGATCTGAACCGGAACGAAGGGACCACGGTGGTCATGGTGACACATGACCAGCGGATGGCTGATCGGACACAACGAACACTCCGGCTCTTTGATGGCCGCCAGGTGAGTTAG